GCGGCATTGACGATGCGCTCGGGCGTGAGACGGATGCCTTCGTAGACGACTTCCATGCCGCAATCGCGCGCGCGCACGGCGATCTGCTCGGCGCCGTTGGAATGACCGTCGAGGCCGGGCTTGCCGACCAGGATCTTGATGCGCCGGCCGAGACGGCGCGACACCGCGTCGACCTCGCGGCGCGTGACTTCGAGGCGGCCGTCGGTGACGCCGGCGGCGCGCGCGACGCCGGTGGGCGCACGATATTCGCCGAACACGCCGCGCAACGCCTCGGTCCATTCGCCGGTCGTGACGCCAGCCTTGGCGCATTCGATCGACGCCGGCATGACGTTGCGGTCTTCCTTGGTGGCGGCGACCAACTCCGCGAGGGCTGCCTTCACCGCCGCGCCGTCGCGGTTCGCGCGCCAGGCGTTCAGTCGCTCGATCTGGCCGCGCTCGACCGAATCGTCGACCGTCAGGATCGAATCCTGGCCGCCGGCCAGAGGGGAGGGCGCGCCCTCGGTGTAGGCGTTGACGCCGACCACGGTCTGCTCGCCCGATTCGATGGCGGCGAGGCGCTTGAGGTTGGATTCGACCAGCCGCTGCTTCATGTAGGCGGCCTCGATGGCCGCGACGGCGCCGCCCATGTCGGCGATGCGGCCCATCTCGGCCAGCGCTTCCTGCTTCAGTGATTCGACGCGGGCGGCGATCTCCTTGCTGCCGTCGAAGATGTCGCCGTATTCGAGAAGGTCGGTCTCGAAGGCCACGATCTGCTGCAGGCGCAGCGACCATTGCTGGTCCCACGGCCGCGGCAGGCCGAGCGCCTCGTTCCACGCGGGCAACTGCACCGAACGCGCGCGGGCGTTCTTGCTCATCACCACGGCCAGCATCTCGAGCAGGATGCGATAGACGTTGTTCTCGGGCTGCTGCTCGGTGAGGCCGAGCGAATTGACCTGCACGCCGTAGCGGAACAGGCGCTGCTTGGGGTCGGCGACGCCGTAGCGATTCAGCGTGATGTCTTCCCACATCTCCGCGAACGCGCGCATCTTGCACATTTCGGTGACGAAGCGGATGCCGGCATTCACGAAGAAGGAGATGCGGCCCACCACCTTGGGGAAGTCGGCGTCGGGCACCTGGCCGCGCGCCTTGACCGCGTCGAGCACGGCGATGGCGTTCACGAGCGCGAAGGCCAGTTCCTGCACCGGCGTCGCGCCGGCTTCCTGCAGGTGATAGCTGCAGACGTTCATCGGGTTCCACTTGGGAACCTCGCGATAGGTGAAGCCGATCGTGTCGGCGGTCAGCCGCAGCGACGGCTCAGGCGGGAAGATGTAGGTCCCGCGCGAGAGATATTCCTTGATGATGTCGTTCTGGGTCGTGCCCTGCAGCTTGGCTCGGTCGACGCCCTGGGCTTCGCCGGTCGCGATATACAGGGAGAGCAGCCAGGCGGCCGGCGCGTTGATGGTCATCGACGTGTTCATCCGGTCGAGCGGGATGCCGTCGAACAAGGCGCGCATGTCGCCGAGATGGGAGATCGGAACGCCGACCTTGCCGACTTCGCCCTTCGCCAGTACGTGGTCGCTGTCGTAGCCGGTCTGCGTCGGCAGATCGAAGGCGACGCTGAGGCCGGTCTGGCCGCGCGCCAGATTGGTGCGATAGAGCTCGTTCGACTTCTCGGCCGTGGAATGGCCGGCATAAGTCCGGATGAGCCAGGGCTTGTCGCGATTGGGCAGGGTCATGGTGGCGGTTCGCAGTCCTGTTGACGTAGACTGGCCTACACCAGATCATGCTGCATTGCAGCATCGAAAATTTTGCATTGCGGCGGGGTATCCGGGAGTTGAGTGAAGCGTCTTCTCCCTGGCAGCAGGCGGCGAGTGAGCCGGCAAACCGGCCGAGCCCCGAAACGTCCGGCCCATCTGGCCCGACCTCCCCGCCCGGCACGGCCTGGCAACCCGACCTGACACCGAGCCAGCCGGTCTATGACGGGCGGCTGGGCGAACTCTATGCAATCTACCTGCGCCATCTGGCGCTGATGCTGGTGACGCTCGGCTGGTCGCGCTTCTGGGGCCGCACGCGCATCCGCCGTTATGTCTGGAACCATATGTCGGTGCTGGGCGACCGCTTCGAATATCGCGGCCGCGGGCGGGAGCTGATGATCGGCTTCCTGCTGGCGCTCCTGCTGATCGCGGCGTGGGCCGGGCTGATGTACGTGGTCTGGATATACGTCTTCCACCAGAAGCCGTTCGCCAGTTTCGGCATGTTCGACATCTTCTCGCTGTCGGTGTTCCTGATCGGCTTTCCGCTGGCCTATGTCGGGCACTATGCAGGCCTGCGCTACAAGCTCTCGCGCACGCGCTGGCGCGGGATCCGCTGCGGCATGGCGGGCTCGGCCTGGCGCTACGGCGCCATCGCGATGTTCCTTCATTTCGCCAACGCCTCGACGGCCTATCTGCTCACGCCGGTCGTATCCGTGAATCTGGCGCGGCCGCGCATCGTCAACGCGCGGGTCGGCACGCAGGGCTTCACCTTCGCGGGCCGCGCCGGTGACATCTACGGCCGCTACATCGGCTATTACTTCCTGAACATCCTGGCCTGGGCGATCGCGGCCGGCGCCACATTCGCCCTGATCGGCGGCACGATCGAAAGCCTGGGCTTCACGTTCGAGGATCTCCAGAAGCTCTTCTCCCATCCCAGCCTGCGGACCGTCGTGGTCGTGCTGGCCGTCGGCTTCGCCGCCTATCTGCTGTTCGGCCTGCTGATCCTGCCGCTGCGCTGCTGGTGGCAGGCCTACCTCATGCGCTACCTCGTGACCCGCAGCCGCGCCGGCAACGTGCTGTTCGCGACGGCGCTGTCGACGCGCCAGATGTGGGGCTTCCTGGTGCTGAACTACCTGATCGTGCTGCTGACCCTGGGCATCGGCTGGCCATGGGTCATGCACCGCACGATGAAGCTGATCGCGGGACAACTCTGGATCTACGGCGCGCCGCTGGGTGGCGACATCCGCCAGCCCACCGACCTCGGCCCGACCTACGGCGAGGGCCTGCTCGACCTGTTCGACGTGAGCGGGGTCTGACGATGGCCGCCCGATATTATGACGGCCATACCGCCGGGGTGCAGGAAGTGATGCTGCGCGTCACCGCCAGCGAGCTGGTGATCTATCGGCCAGCGGATTCGAGCATCGTCGCGCGCTGGCCGGTCGCGGACCTTTCCGTGCTGGGCGATTCGCAGCACGAGGCCGTGCCACCCGTGACCGTGCGCGGCAGCGAGGCGCGGCTGGTGATCGAGGATCCGGCCTGGCGCAAGCAGCTCGCCGCGCTGGTGCCGGCGTTGAAGCCGCTGGCGCTCGAGCCGGTGAAGGTCGCGCCGCGGCTCGGCGCCTATTCGCTGGCGATCGTCGCGCTGATCGGCCTGTTCTGGAGCGCGGTTGAATACGGCACCGGCTATGCCGCGCCGCTTCTGCCCTATTCGTGGCAGGTGAAGCTCGGCGAGACGGTGCTCGACCAGTTGATTGCGGACGAGGAGGAGTGCACGGGCAAGGCCGGCCTCGCCGCGATCAACCGGCTGGCCAACGATCTCGCGAAGGAAGCGGGTTACAAGCACGAGGTCACGGTGCATGTCGTCAAGGGCGGCCCGGTCAATGCCCTCACCCTGCCAGGTTCCATCCTCGTCTTCTATTCGGACCTGATCGACCAGGCGACCAGCACGCAGGTCGCGGGCGTTCTGGCGCACGAGATTGGCCATGTCGTGCACTACCATCCGACCAAGGGGCTGGTGCGCGCCTACGGGATCGACCTTCTGATCAAGCTCCTGAGTGGCGGTTATTCGGACGTGCTCAGCACCTTCGGCACCGGCGGCAGCGCGCTGCTGGCGCTGCGCAACGGCCGGGCCTTCGAGCGCGAGGCCGACGAGACCGGCGTCCGCCTGCTCGAGAAAGGCGGCCTGCGCGCCGACGGCGTCTCGACCTTCTTCGAGCAGATGCTGAAGACCAAACCCGGGGACGCTGCCCAGGAAGCCGGCATCTGGTCGAGCCATCCGCCGACGCAGGAGCGTATCGCCGCCACCAAGCGCCCGCCGTCGGGCAAGCTGCCGTTCAGCACGGCGGAATGGCAGGCACTGAAGAACGTGTGCAAGTAGCGGTCACCCGGGATCAGTCGATGCGCCGCACTCGGATCTCGACCTCGCGCTCGACATAGGTCCATTCGGGACTGGCACGCAGTTCACCGAGGAGATCGTCGAAAGCCGCCTCGTGCTCGGGCGCGAACTCGAACCAGGTGAGGAAGTCGAAGGGCTCGCCGAGGTCGCGTGCATGATGAAGGCGGCGCGCGATGGCGGGCAGGTACTTCATCGACAACGCGATGTGTCGCGAGCGATCCTCGAAGACGGCACGGCGCTCGTCCTGCGCCATCGACCACCAGGCCTCCGACTTGCGGATCGGGATCAGCGCCGCGCAGGTCGCTTCAGGGCGGCCCAGCCCGGCCTGAACCCCGGCCAGCGTCTTCAACTCGGCCGCCGTCGAATAGCGCGGATGACTGACGACCCCGCGCAGGCGCCAGCTCGCCCCGGGCAGGTCGGTCATCGCGAGATGCGTGGCCGCCGGAAGACCGGGGCCGGCCACGCGCGACAGGCGCTCGATGTGCCACGGGCCGGCGGAACCGGCGGCGAACGTCACGGGAAGGGGCGGCGGCATGATCGCTTCGAAGCAAGACGCGCGCCGGACCTTTGTCTATGTAGCGGCATGCGCCCGCACATCGTTCTCGCCACCTCGGCCGACGACCCGGGGATCACCGCCTCCGACCGCCTGTACGCCGCGGCCCTGGAGCGGCGGGGCTGTCGCGTCACCGGCGCGCCTTGGGACGGACCGCGCGAGGCTTTCGACGGCGCCGATGCCGTCGTGTTGCGCTCGACCTGGGGCTATTATCGCGCGCTCGACGCATTCCGCGCCTGGACGGAGGCGATCGCGGCGTCGACGCGGCTGTTCAATCCCATCGAGCTGGTGCGCTGGAACCTGCGCAAGGACTATGTGGCCAAGCTCGACGCGGCAGGTGTGCGCGTGCCGCGCAGTTTCGTGGTGACTTGCGACGCCGCGGCGGTCGGGCGCGTCTTCGACGAAACCGGTTGGGACCGCGCCGTGGTGAAGCCTGCCAGCGGTGCGTCGGGCCATTCCGTCGAACTGCTGCAGCGCCCCACGATCGCGAAACAGATCGCGGCGCTCTCCGACGAGGCGCGCGCCTCGGGGGTGGTCGTGCAGGAATTCCTGCCCGAGATCGGCGAGGGCGAACTGTCGCTCGCCTATTTCGACGGCGTGTTCAGTCACGCCCTGCGCAAGCGGCCGCCACCCGGCGAGTTCCGCTCCAATTCCCGCTTCAACCCGACCCGCACCGCTGAGACACCGCCATCCGAGGTCACGGCTCAGGGCGCCGCCTGCCTCGCCAGTTTGCCCACGATGCCGCTCTACGCGCGGGTCGATGGCGTGGTGCGCGATGGCACGCTCATCGTGATCGAAGTCGAAGTGCTGGAGCCGGCACTGTTCATGGACTTCGAGCCGGCTTCGGCGGAGCGCTTCGCTGAAGCGACGTTGAAGCGTCTCGCGCCCTGAGCGCGCGCTTCGCCGCGTCGAGACGACGCGCAACCACATTGCTGCCAACTTTCCGACCGAGTCTCCCGCAGCCGGCGCAGTGAGACCTCTGGCACCAGCTTCCCGTCAACTCCGTCCCCAAGGACCTTCCTGGAATGCCGGATTCACAGGCCGCCGTCGCGCAGACCACCTTCGAACAGTTTCCTCCGGCCGTTGCGGCAGGACGGCCGTGGAGAAAAGTCGGTATGTGCTTCGGCAGCCTTGCCGTGGTGGCGGCGGTGAGCCTGATGGCACTGCAGGAGAAGCGTGTTCCGCCGCGCGAGGCAACGGCGTTCGATCTCGCACCGGAATCGGGAACGCCGCAGACGGTGATGGTGGAAGCACCGGAGCCTGCTGCGCCGGTGCAAGACATCGCAGCGGTCCTTCCCGAGCCTTCGCCGGAGACGGCGCCGCCGGATTTCGGTCCGCCCCATGTCGAAGCCGCGATCGAATTGCGTAAGGGCGACACCGTAGCCCGCGTGCTCGACCGGCTGGGCATTTCCGCAACCGATGGGGCGGAGATCGTGGCGGCGCTGGCCCGTCACGTCAGGCTGGACCGATTGCCGATCGGGCAGACGCTGATCCTGAAGCTGCAGCGGCTGGAGGCCGAGGAGGCGACGGTCCTGGTCGGCCTTTCCATCAGACCGGAGCCGCAGCGTGCCTTCACCGTCGAGCGCGACGACGACGGGGATTATAGCGTGGAGGAGGAAGTCTTCGCGGTGACGCCCCGGCTGCAGCGCGCCTCGGGCATGGTCGACGGCTCGGTGATCGGCAGCGCCGAGGCGGCCGGCGTGCCGCACGGGGCGCTTGCCGAAATGCTGCGCGCCTTTTCGTGGGACGTGAATTTCCAGCACGACATCAAGGCCGGCGATCGCTTCGACGTGCTGGTCGAGCGCCGCTGGACGA
This DNA window, taken from Reyranella humidisoli, encodes the following:
- a CDS encoding M23 family metallopeptidase, whose product is MCFGSLAVVAAVSLMALQEKRVPPREATAFDLAPESGTPQTVMVEAPEPAAPVQDIAAVLPEPSPETAPPDFGPPHVEAAIELRKGDTVARVLDRLGISATDGAEIVAALARHVRLDRLPIGQTLILKLQRLEAEEATVLVGLSIRPEPQRAFTVERDDDGDYSVEEEVFAVTPRLQRASGMVDGSVIGSAEAAGVPHGALAEMLRAFSWDVNFQHDIKAGDRFDVLVERRWTSDGIPADDGRVLWAELTTGGGAERYSIYRFKPRDGEEFFYNEEGESVIKSLLRTPLNMSRISSRFGLRQHPVLRFTRLHAGIDFAAPTGTPILAAGAGHVIEAGVFGGYGRWVKIAHEGGLATGYAHMSRIAAGVKRSARVRQGQVIGYVGSTGLSTGPHLHFELHRGGRPIDPLGMTRTEQRTRLTGRELQRFKAEMAETDRARETANVDRENEAE
- a CDS encoding chlorite dismutase family protein, encoding MPPPLPVTFAAGSAGPWHIERLSRVAGPGLPAATHLAMTDLPGASWRLRGVVSHPRYSTAAELKTLAGVQAGLGRPEATCAALIPIRKSEAWWSMAQDERRAVFEDRSRHIALSMKYLPAIARRLHHARDLGEPFDFLTWFEFAPEHEAAFDDLLGELRASPEWTYVEREVEIRVRRID
- a CDS encoding M48 family metallopeptidase; translation: MAARYYDGHTAGVQEVMLRVTASELVIYRPADSSIVARWPVADLSVLGDSQHEAVPPVTVRGSEARLVIEDPAWRKQLAALVPALKPLALEPVKVAPRLGAYSLAIVALIGLFWSAVEYGTGYAAPLLPYSWQVKLGETVLDQLIADEEECTGKAGLAAINRLANDLAKEAGYKHEVTVHVVKGGPVNALTLPGSILVFYSDLIDQATSTQVAGVLAHEIGHVVHYHPTKGLVRAYGIDLLIKLLSGGYSDVLSTFGTGGSALLALRNGRAFEREADETGVRLLEKGGLRADGVSTFFEQMLKTKPGDAAQEAGIWSSHPPTQERIAATKRPPSGKLPFSTAEWQALKNVCK
- a CDS encoding ATP-grasp domain-containing protein; protein product: MRPHIVLATSADDPGITASDRLYAAALERRGCRVTGAPWDGPREAFDGADAVVLRSTWGYYRALDAFRAWTEAIAASTRLFNPIELVRWNLRKDYVAKLDAAGVRVPRSFVVTCDAAAVGRVFDETGWDRAVVKPASGASGHSVELLQRPTIAKQIAALSDEARASGVVVQEFLPEIGEGELSLAYFDGVFSHALRKRPPPGEFRSNSRFNPTRTAETPPSEVTAQGAACLASLPTMPLYARVDGVVRDGTLIVIEVEVLEPALFMDFEPASAERFAEATLKRLAP
- a CDS encoding YjgN family protein, which gives rise to MSEASSPWQQAASEPANRPSPETSGPSGPTSPPGTAWQPDLTPSQPVYDGRLGELYAIYLRHLALMLVTLGWSRFWGRTRIRRYVWNHMSVLGDRFEYRGRGRELMIGFLLALLLIAAWAGLMYVVWIYVFHQKPFASFGMFDIFSLSVFLIGFPLAYVGHYAGLRYKLSRTRWRGIRCGMAGSAWRYGAIAMFLHFANASTAYLLTPVVSVNLARPRIVNARVGTQGFTFAGRAGDIYGRYIGYYFLNILAWAIAAGATFALIGGTIESLGFTFEDLQKLFSHPSLRTVVVVLAVGFAAYLLFGLLILPLRCWWQAYLMRYLVTRSRAGNVLFATALSTRQMWGFLVLNYLIVLLTLGIGWPWVMHRTMKLIAGQLWIYGAPLGGDIRQPTDLGPTYGEGLLDLFDVSGV
- a CDS encoding protein meaA, which translates into the protein MTLPNRDKPWLIRTYAGHSTAEKSNELYRTNLARGQTGLSVAFDLPTQTGYDSDHVLAKGEVGKVGVPISHLGDMRALFDGIPLDRMNTSMTINAPAAWLLSLYIATGEAQGVDRAKLQGTTQNDIIKEYLSRGTYIFPPEPSLRLTADTIGFTYREVPKWNPMNVCSYHLQEAGATPVQELAFALVNAIAVLDAVKARGQVPDADFPKVVGRISFFVNAGIRFVTEMCKMRAFAEMWEDITLNRYGVADPKQRLFRYGVQVNSLGLTEQQPENNVYRILLEMLAVVMSKNARARSVQLPAWNEALGLPRPWDQQWSLRLQQIVAFETDLLEYGDIFDGSKEIAARVESLKQEALAEMGRIADMGGAVAAIEAAYMKQRLVESNLKRLAAIESGEQTVVGVNAYTEGAPSPLAGGQDSILTVDDSVERGQIERLNAWRANRDGAAVKAALAELVAATKEDRNVMPASIECAKAGVTTGEWTEALRGVFGEYRAPTGVARAAGVTDGRLEVTRREVDAVSRRLGRRIKILVGKPGLDGHSNGAEQIAVRARDCGMEVVYEGIRLTPERIVNAALEESVHVVGLSILSGGHVSLVSDVLKGMREAGIGDVPVVVGGIIPPADAEALIAAGVARVYTPKDFDLTQIMRDVVSVVDGAWKEAA